TACTATATCACATCGAAATGATGAGTGAGAGATAGCGTTCTTGCTGTCTTTGATTCTCTCATGAACCAAATAAGAACGGCGACTTGGCACCGAACGTGTGTGGCCGCTCCAGCTCCAGCCCATGTGCATGGAAGGCAGATGGATGGTCAAAGCGCTCTCTTGCTAAATTGGGCGCCCCAATTAGTCTACAGCGAAATTGCTTGCTATCACGAAACTGCCTGTGATTAGAGGTAACAGCTCCGGGCTCTGAGGCGACAATTTCTTCGTGAATGCCATGCGACAAAGCATTATTTGCCGGACACATGGCTGCGCCTTGGGTCAAATTCGGTTGGATGGATAATGGGGTGAGGTTGAAATGCAACCCAGCCTGCAGCTCCAGTAAACATCACCCCGGCCGGGCAAGAAACACACACAATACCGATTGTGGGTCTGTTAAAACAGCTACTAGCATCATGCATGTATTACGTGTGCTTACGTCGATCAGCTCAAGCAGTTCGAGTCACATATCAGTTGGTTAATAGAAAACACTAGGAGTACCCGTCAAATTGCAGCAATTCTATAGTTCTATATGTGCTTTGAGAACACATGATGCTAGAGTCAAATTTACTAATGGAACATTTTAACGGCTAGTTACCACCACATATTCTCCCAAATCCGTACTTAAGTGGGGATATTGAAAACTTCGGCATTCAGGCCATTTTTTTATTAGCgaaaaaacttccgatctattcattttcaatcatgataCAACgaacaacaaaaataacaaaaattgcattcagattcgtagaccacctgacgacgactacaaacactgaagcgagccgaaaaggcgtcgccatcatcgcccctccctcaccggagccggCCAAAACTTGTTCTAGTGgacagtcaggaagtcgtcgtgctaagacccggaggaccaacgcaccagaacagcaaccgctgccGTTGAAGAGTAgaatagatcggaaggatccaacttgAAGACGCTAGACGCACCACCGGTACGGGGCCTAGGCCATTCAATTAATCATACCATATCCGTACTTGATTGGGGACGTTTTTCCCATTGAATTAAAAACAAGCAGCAAAAAACATGCGCTCCAATTATGATCATCGCTTGCGAGCTTAACTGTTTGTTGTGAGGTTGCGATCCAGTACCGTCCTGCAGTTCCCCTGGTTTTGTGATAAAGAAAAAAATGGGCTGAATTAGACAGCAAGTCTATCAAATAGTAGGTGCAAACTAGTAAAGCTCTGTTGATTCACCTATGGGAGCTTCCAAACAGTGCGTACTGTTGCCCAATCTCGGCGATAAATTTGGTTCGAAGCAATTCCGCTTTATTTGCTTACTGTTCCCCACCATTTAAAACTGATTTGGACGAGTCATGCAAAGGAAGAGAGATCCGTTCCGTTCCGCGGCCCATCCCTGTCCCGGTTAACCtgctttttttgtgtgtgtgtttttcGCCATTGCCAGATCATGAACCATGGGCTGTTTGGGTGCCGCCGTGTCGCCGTGACGCGGATCGCCGGGCGGATCGGAGCGGCGACACACGTCCGGTCGTGGGGTAGCCACGCGATCCCGCCGGCCCCAGCCGGACACCCAACTAGGCACGAAAGAAGAGAAGAGAACCCCACCTCCACCTAGCAAGATCGCGCCGGCGCAACGTCGGCACGCTCGCGGCCGAGGAGATGAGGTGACCGGGAAATGAATTAACCCGACAGACTCGCAGACACACGCAAGGCGATCCGCCACCTTCTCGTCGGGGATGGATCGGGACGGATGGACTCCGGTGTGCAGTGTAGTGTAGTGTAGCGAAGTGTAGTGCTGACAAGTGGGGCCGGGGGGTTTTTTTTAGGCCAAGTGGGGCCGGGTTTGGTGAGCGAGTCCGCGCGGTGGGGACGGGGACACATAAACACACGGACCAAGGCCGTGGCTGGCTGGGTGTCACCTGTCGCAGGGTCAGGGGACGGCGAAAGTTTCACCCCGCCCACGCCCGCGTGTATATATACCGGCGGCCCTGGCAGTGTCCCGGTTGCATCTCGCACACGTCCGGTACAAGAGACAGCGCGGAGAcaggccaccgccggcgaccattcgagctagctagctagctgtttGAAGCGGCCGgataggagggagggagggaggtgccgATGGGGAAAGGCCGGGCACCGTGCTGCGCCAAGGTGGGGCTCAACAGGGGCTCCTGGACGCCGGAGGAGGACATGCGCCTCATCGCCTACATTCACAAGTACGGCCACGCCAACTGGCGCGCCCTACCCAAGCAAGCAGGTAATGCCCGGCACCCCGGCGATCGATCCAACAGTAACGCATGTTCATGCCAATTTTGTTTAAGAAAACTCAACTGATGTGTTGTGTTTGGGACAGGTTTGCTCCGGTGTGGCAAGAGCTGCCGGCTCCGGTGGATCAACTACCTCCGTCCCGACCTCAAGCGCGGCAACTTCACCGTCGAGGAGGAGGAGACCCTCATCAAGCTGCACAACATGCTCGGCAACAAGTACGTTCATCACTTGCCTCTTGCAGCACCCTCAAGAAAGCTCCATACATGTGTAATCATCAACTGCAGTGGGCTAACGATTGCTGTCGGACTTGTATTCAGGTGGTCCAAGATCGCGGCGTGCCTGCCGGGGAGGACCGACAACGAGATCAAGAACGTCTGGAACACGCACCTCAAGAAGCGGGTGGCGGCCAGCGCCGGCGAGCAGAAGAAGGGCGGGGCCAAGGGCAAGAAGAAAACCACCTGCGTCGAcgtgccggcgccggcgccctcgccgtcTCCATCCTCTTCCACCaccacgacaacgacgacgaccacCAACTGCTCCAGCGGCGAGTCCGGCGAACAGAGCAACACCAGCAACGAGTTGGAATTTGAGCTGGACAAGATCGAGATCCCCATGCTCGACCTCGGCTTCGACCTGGACATGCTGCTGGACACCGTCACAAACACACACTGCCCGGTCATCTCGTCGGCGCCGACCTCGACCTGCTCGTCCGCGTCCCCGCCGTGCGTGGTGGACGACGACACGCTGCTCGACCTGCCGGAGATCGACATCGTGCCGGAGCTATGGAGCATCATGGACGGCGAAGGCGCGTGCGCCGAAACGGCGCAGGCCCCGTGGAGCAATGCGGCGCCGTGCCACGGCAACGGGACAGAGGCGAGCGCCGCAACGGCCGACGACGAGGACGGAAAGGAGTGGTGGTTGGAAGATTTGGAAAAGGAGCTGGGCCTGTGGGGGCCCATCGACGACTACCAGCACCAACAACAACCGGACCCGCAAGGTCGCGTGGACCCGCTCTCCGCCAGCGTGGACGACCCTGTGTCGTGCTACTTCCAAGCTGGCCCCGCCGGCGCGGCCACGTCGGCCGTCCAGGGACCCGAAGCCTCTGCAGTTCTCACAGACATCCCCGTGGGTCCATGAGATCACTCGGTATAAACCGTCCGATCTCCTAGTATAGAAACAAGCAGCGTGATCGGACCGCCAAGACTGATGCTAGTACAGCATATATACATGTACAAACTGTACAATTGTACCCCTGCAAGAGGAGTACGTACGCACATACAAACCCAGCACGAAGACTATACAAAAAAAGGGATATAGTTAGGCTAGGATGCACACACAAGAGGAGATGCTTACAATAACTTTTCCATACACGTTGTACACACTGCGACTACGTTGGGCTGAAGCAGCAAAGTGGTGCAACGCAAACCAGTCAAAAACGGGTCAAGGTTTCCGGTGCTAATTAACCCGGGATGTAACTCAACTTCAACTGTCAAATGGTGCACACAACAGCGACCAAGCACGGGCGCGTGTGTGTATCAACGCATGCCGTCACGGTGACGCCAGCGCTTTATCATCGAAATTCCTACCACGGTTCTGGCCGGGCCAATCGGCTCCGTCACCTTTGTGCTTTTTTGACAAAAAATTGATTTGGTGAAGCCTGTCCCATTCTGCTTTCCCATTCGCTGCTCATGTTTTCTACTTCCTCGAACCACTTTGGCTCTAGTTTACATTTGCTGTCGCGTCCTTGAGTGAGCAGGCTGCATTATTGATTCATTTGTTAGTAGGGCGTCACCGCGGATCATGACATGGAGGTAGGTTGCCTAACACGGGATCCGGACAAGTTACGGCCGGGTCGTATTGGGCGAGTACAGTTTTATTTGTATTGTAGGATAAAAAAGGTGACTCCTGGACTTGAGTGCTCAGGGAAGAAACTAGAGTACCACTACGGCCTATTTGTCTTTGATAAACCATATATGAGCTGCTTCGTTGTCGACGGGCTATGGGCTATGGCTCCAAATCTCACGTGGTGGAGATCAATGGTACGCCTCGGTGAATATTCCGCGTCCCTCACCTAAGCTGAGGTACATCATCCGTTTGATGTTTATTCTGGGAAGAACATCATCAAGCATCGCGCAGCAGCAACCCTTGTTTCGTCATCCACCGATACCGGAGCGATAAAATAGGGTTATCATTATGTCGCAAATGATTGTAAAAGCATTGAAATATTGTCTAATTTTGGTCCATGATAACATCTGTGGCATGATTTTTTATTTTCCCGGAACAAGATTTTTTTTCCGAGGGTACGCAAATTGCataccatagctttatagaagaagAGAAAATTAGTACATGACCCCTACCACTCGCTGTGAACAACGAGCGTAGCACAACAACACATCCGGCTATCCTCAGGACAGCCACACACGACATCACAACTACAACACGGATAACCTGCCCAAAACCGAAACACCTCGCCGCGTCTTGATCGACACCGAACACCTCCGAAGAATAGCAACTCCAGCTTCCATTGGGTTCATCCGTGACGACCATATATAGCGCTGGAGGAGAGCGGTCAGGGCCGCGACGAACACCGGAGGAGCGCCAACAGGAAGCTCAGTCTCCTTGCATGATACTCCCAACAGAGAAACGACATCGCAGACGCCGCCAACATGCCGCTCCAAAGGAccaaggctttcgcccggagacaacTGCCAACACCAATCACGAGGGAGATGGCGACACACTCGACATCGCCTCCAGAGAGGCGAACGACACCCGCGGGTACCATCGACGCCGGCCGGCCAAAAACCGGACAGGATTCTCATCCGTGACGTTGCGCATCTCCACTCCGACGAGGTAGGCAGCACCGTTCCTGAAGCCTCGCACCGCCGTCACCGCAGCAAATCCGTCAAAGCCGCAAAGCCGAGGTCCCACACCACCCACACTGCCGAGAGAGCGTGAACCAGACCTCCACCAACATCGCCATCGAGGAGCAACCACAACCTCCAAGCAGAGCAAAAGCCAGATCCGCTCCAACGGCCTTCATCGACACCAAGAGACTGCCGCCAGATTGGATCTAGCCCGCCCCTCCAACCTCACTCCGGCGCCAACTCC
This region of Triticum aestivum cultivar Chinese Spring chromosome 2D, IWGSC CS RefSeq v2.1, whole genome shotgun sequence genomic DNA includes:
- the LOC123049953 gene encoding myb-related protein Zm1, whose amino-acid sequence is MGKGRAPCCAKVGLNRGSWTPEEDMRLIAYIHKYGHANWRALPKQAGLLRCGKSCRLRWINYLRPDLKRGNFTVEEEETLIKLHNMLGNKWSKIAACLPGRTDNEIKNVWNTHLKKRVAASAGEQKKGGAKGKKKTTCVDVPAPAPSPSPSSSTTTTTTTTTNCSSGESGEQSNTSNELEFELDKIEIPMLDLGFDLDMLLDTVTNTHCPVISSAPTSTCSSASPPCVVDDDTLLDLPEIDIVPELWSIMDGEGACAETAQAPWSNAAPCHGNGTEASAATADDEDGKEWWLEDLEKELGLWGPIDDYQHQQQPDPQGRVDPLSASVDDPVSCYFQAGPAGAATSAVQGPEASAVLTDIPVGP